A genomic window from Yarrowia lipolytica chromosome 1D, complete sequence includes:
- a CDS encoding uncharacterized protein (Compare to YALI0D01694g, similar to Saccharomyces cerevisiae SPS19 (YNL202W); ancestral locus Anc_2.47, similar to uniprot|P32573 Saccharomyces cerevisiae YNL202w SPS19 peroxisomal 2 4-dienoyl-CoA reductase), giving the protein MLPADFIESSPYKSNIFVGKVVFVTGGAGTICKDQTEALVRLGANGAIVGRKKEVTEKAAKELEALRPGARVLGLGEIDVRDIQSLKRAVDTTISELGRIDYVIAGAAGNFVTDINHMSANAFKTVIDIDLLGSFNTAKATFEALRASAGSLVFISATAHYHGSPFTAHVGAAKAGIDALMQALAVELGPLGIRVNCIAPGFIAATEGMDRLLPPDMQKTYTRLTPLQRFGTTLDIANATVWLFSEAASYVSGTVIVVDGAGWHSAQQTSTLHYYPDMLKHMGEDKSKI; this is encoded by the coding sequence ATGCTACCAGCAGATTTCATCGAGAGCTCGCCCTACAAGTCCAATATTTTCGTTGGCAAGGTGGTTTTTGTCACCGGAGGAGCAGGCACCATTTGCAAGGACCAGACTGAAGCTCTGGTGCGACTAGGCGCCAATGGTGCCATTGTTGGGCGCAAAAAGGAGGTGACGGAAAAGGCTGCGAAGGAATTGGAGGCCCTGAGACCCGGCGCACGTGTTCTGGGACTTGGAGAGATAGACGTCAGAGATATCCAGTCGCTCAAACGGGCTGTTGACACTACGATATCCGAACTAGGACGGATCGATTACGTCATTGCTGGGGCGGCAGGCAACTTTGTGACGGATATCAACCACATGAGCGCGAATGCGTTCAAAACGGTGATTGATATCGATCTTTTGGGCTCGTTCAACACCGCCAAGGCCACATTTGAAGCTCTCAGAGCCTCGGCGGGCAGTCTGGTGTTCATCTCAGCCACTGCACATTACCATGGCTCACCGTTCACGGCACATGTGGGAGCCGCCAAGGCCGGAATCGATGCACTGATGCAAGCTCTGGCTGTTGAACTGGGTCCGTTAGGAATCAGAGTCAATTGCATAGCTCCTGGCTTCATTGCTGCTACCGAAGGTATGGATCGACTGCTTCCTCCAGATATGCAGAAGACATATACTCGTCTGACGCCGCTGCAACGGTTCGGAACCACGCTGGATATTGCCAATGCCACCGTCTGGCTCTTCTCAGAAGCCGCCTCGTATGTTTCAGGTACCGTTATTGTTGTCGATGGAGCCGGCTGGCACTCTGCCCAGCAGACTTCCACATTGCATTATTATCCAGACATGTTGAAGCATATGGGAGAGGATAAGTCGAAGATATAG
- a CDS encoding uncharacterized protein (Compare to YALI0D01716g, weakly similar to DEHA0D01287g Debaryomyces hansenii), with translation MQVNICMIRARRYPWSFSRLEDGSIYWWAVLCIANVVILSSSFAIMVHTISTSIDINASAEIVSNILFDFDNYAKWNSFVVNVEIPKPSRNITKTADFVGSQIDVFVSQGDDNLPRNFKPTILVANDKHLRWVGLLTHRWILAGEHFFEIVTTSKNSCTFKHGENFSGGLPWVLGYTTFFEKLEPGFERMNQELKALAEGISAGTIDLALQQIENIPRQPSQSPDSMRSKTLDRKGSKSSSKSSMSTKSSSSKSDGKRSISRPRKKSGSKDKKSPSSSPSNSPVGSPKEK, from the coding sequence ATGCAGGTGAACATTTGCATGATCAGAGCGAGGCGCTACCCCTGGAGCTTTAGCCGCTTAGAAGATGGGAGTATATATTGGTGGGCAGTCCTTTGTATAGCTAACGTCGTTATTTTATCCTCGTCTTTCGCCATTATGGTCcacaccatctccacctcaATCGACATCAACGCGAGTGCGGAAATTGTGTCCAATATTCTGTTTGATTTCGACAATTACGCCAAATGGAACTCGTTTGTGGTGAATGTTGAGATCCCCAAACCAAGCCgaaacatcaccaagacgGCTGATTTCGTCGGCTCGCAAATCGACGTCTTTGTGTCGCAGGGAGACGACAACCTACCCCGCAACTTCAAGCCTACGATTCTGGTAGCCAATGATAAGCACCTGAGATGGGTCGGTCTGTTGACACACAGGTGGATTCTAGCCGGCGAGCATTTCTTTGAGATTGTTACTACCAGCAAAAATTCGTGTACTTTCAAACATGGAGAAAACTTCAGTGGAGGACTTCCATGGGTCCTGGGATACACAACTTTTTTCGAGAAGCTGGAACCGGGGTTTGAACGCATGAAccaggagctcaaggcgCTGGCAGAAGGAATTTCCGCGGGAACAATTGATCTGGCGCTTCAGCAGATTGAAAATATCCCCAGACAACCTTCTCAGAGCCCAGATAGTATGCGGTCCAAGACACTGGACAGAAAGGGCTCCAAGAGCAGTTCCAAGAGCTCAATGAGTACAAAGAGTTCAAGTTCAAAGAGCGACGGTAAAAGGTCCATTAGTAGACCGAGAAAAAAGTCCGGGagcaaggacaagaagtCTCCCTCAAGTTCCCCCTCAAACTCTCCAGTAGGGTCTCCTAAAGAGAAGTAG
- a CDS encoding uncharacterized protein (Compare to YALI0D01628g, similar to uniprot|Q08647 Saccharomyces cerevisiae YOR243c, similar to Saccharomyces cerevisiae PUS7 (YOR243C); ancestral locus Anc_8.671), with product MSEVAKKQKTEEGSVVTKVESNEVSETAAPVTAEVKDIGVTEPRVGITEYISPGLAGFRGILKQRYSDFMVNEIGLDGQVVHLTDTGAPGAQDRRRERREAERAEEEAKKEKEAEEEEEAKPKFVVSPENTEKLLNVFSQADIDNMVALFNTGTKMETEKGYDDKETRTAIHQTIREVFEGKLETKTSADNKFIITLASGNPRYSRTAREKLNKMYGPKKEFVHFSLYKENKETMEAVNLISKFLKAKPSQFTYAGTKDKRGVTVQKMTARGISGGVERVKGLNKTLRGMKLGSFAYSDEHLRLGDLEGNEFIITIREIDGKQSEIDAALTSLKEHGFINYYGMQRFGTFSISTHEVGRHVLASQWDEVVDMLLRPQELALEESKEARQIWKDTKDAGKALTKMPFRCAAECAILKALKNDPNSLNAVNRIPRNLRIMYGHAYQSYVWNAVVSKRVAMGLKVVEGDLVIDDNANKDGKIEDSNEESGQDLKIDPFTRARPITAEEIASNKFSIYDIVLPTPGHDVIYPTHLEEEYKNIMAKDNLDPHKMARTIRDYSLAGGYRHVFAKPSGVEWFFEKYSNPVEQFVNTDLDMLEKGVDRYTHCDEQDGDKLGLVLKLQLGSAQYATMALREVMKVDTSRRSDSFNVRV from the coding sequence TTCTGAAGCAGCGATACAGCGATTTCATGGTCAACGAGATCGGTCTGGATGGCCAGGTGGTGCATTTGACCGACACTGGGGCTCCTGGGGCTCAGGATCGAAGAAGAGAGCGACGGGAGGCCGAGCGggctgaagaagaggccaagaaggaaaaggaggccgaggaggaggaagaggccaaGCCCAAGTTTGTTGTCAGTCCCGAGAACACtgagaagctgctcaatgTGTTTTCGCAGGCAGATATTGATAACATGGTGGCATTGTTCAACACTGGAACCAAGATGGAGACCGAGAAGGGATACGACGATAAAGAGACCCGTACAGCCATCCACCAGACGATCCGagaggtgtttgagggtAAGCTGGAGACGAAGACGTCCGCCGACAACAAGTTCATCATCACGCTGGCGTCTGGTAACCCTCGGTACTCACGAACTGCTCGggagaagctcaacaagatgtACGGCCCCAAAAAGGAGTTTGTGCACTTTTCGCTATacaaggagaacaaggagacCATGGAGGCTGTGAATCTCATTTCCAAGTtcctcaaggccaagcccAGCCAGTTCACTTACGCCGGAACCAAGGATAAGCGAGGAGTCACTGTTCAGAAGATGACAGCTCGAGGAATCAGCGGAGGAGTCGAGCGAGTCAAGGGACTGAACAAGACTCTTCGAGGCATGAAGCTGGGCTCGTTTGCGTACTCCGACGAACATTTGCGTCTCGGAGATCTCGAGGGAAACGAGTTTATCATCACCATTCGAGAAATTGATGGTAAGCAGTCTGAGATAGACGCTGCGCTTACTTCGCTCAAAGAGCACGGATTCATCAACTACTACGGAATGCAGCGATTTGGCACCTTTTCAATCTCCACCCACGAGGTCGGACGCCACGTGCTGGCCTCTCAATGGGACGAGGTGGTCGACATGCTTCTGCGGCCCCAAGAACTcgctctggaggagtccaaggaggcgCGACAGATCTGGAAAGACACCAAGGACGCCGGAAAGGCACTGACAAAGATGCCCTTCCGATGCGCTGCTGAATGCGCTATTCTGAAGGCTCTCAAAAACGACCCCAACTCGCTCAACGCTGTCAACAGAATCCCCCGAAACCTCAGAATCATGTACGGACACGCATACCAGAGCTACGTGTGGAACGCAGTGGTGTCCAAGCGAGTAGCTATGGGTCTCAAGGTGGTCGAGGGCGATCTTGTGATCGACGATAACGCCAACAAGGACGGTAAGATTGAGGACAGCAATGAAGAGTCCGGTCAGGACCTCAAGATCGATCCCTTCACTCGAGCTCGACCCATCACTGCCGAGGAAATAGCCTCCAACAAGTTCTCCATCTACGACATTGTGCTGCCCACTCCTGGACACGATGTCATCTACCCTACCCATCTTGAAgaggagtacaagaacatcatggccaaggacaaCCTCGACCCCCATAAGATGGCCCGAACGATCCGAGACTACTCGCTGGCCGGCGGGTACCGTCACGTGTTTGCCAAGCCTTCGGGAGTCGAGTGGTTCTTTGAAAAGTACTCCAACCCCGTCGAGCAGTTCGTCAACACTGATTTGGATATGCTCGAGAAGGGAGTCGACAGATACACCCATTGCGACGAGCAGGACGGAGACAAGCTCGGTCTGGTGCTCAAGCTGCAGCTGGGCTCGGCTCAGTACGCTACTATGGCGCTTAGAGAGGTCATGAAGGTCGATACTTCGAGACGGTCGGATTCCTTCAATGTTAGAGTGTAA